Proteins encoded in a region of the Suricata suricatta isolate VVHF042 chromosome 10, meerkat_22Aug2017_6uvM2_HiC, whole genome shotgun sequence genome:
- the SLC6A15 gene encoding sodium-dependent neutral amino acid transporter B(0)AT2 — translation MPKNSKVVKRELDDEVIESVKDLLSNEDSADDAFKKSELIVDVQEGKDIDIEEESEVEDERPAWSSKLQYILAQVGFSVGLGNVWRFPYLCQKNGGGAYLLPYLILLLVIGIPLFFLELSVGQRIRRGSIGVWNYISPKLGGIGFASCVVCFFVALYYNVIIGWSLFYFSQSFQQPLPWDQCPLVKNASHTFVEPECEKSSATTYYWYREALNISNSISESGGLNWKMTVCLLAAWVVVCLAMIKGIQSSGKIMYFSSLFPYVVLICFLIRALLLNGSIDGIRHMFTPKLEMMLEPKVWREAATQVFFALGLGFGGVIAFSSYNKRDNNCHFDAVLVSFINFFTSVLATLVVFAVLGFKANVINEKCISENTKMIVKFLRMGNISQDIIPHHINLSAVTAEDYHLVYDIIQKVKEEEFSALHLNSCQIEDELNKAVQGTGLAFIAFTEAMTHFPASPFWSVMFFLMLVNLGLGSMFGTIEGIITPIVDTFKVRKEILTVICCLLAFCIGLIFVQRSGNYFVTMFDDYSATLPLLIVVILENIAVSFVYGIDKFMEDLKDMLGFAPNRYYYYMWKYISPLMLLSLLIASVVNMGLSPPGYNAWIEDKASEEFLSYPTWGMVVCVLLMVLAVLPVPAVFIIRRCNLIDNSSGNLASVTYKRGRVLKEPVNLEGDDASLIHGKIPSEMSSPNFGKNIYRKQGGSPTLDTAPNGRYGIGYLMADMPDMPESDL, via the exons ATGCCGAAGAACAGCAAGGTGGTGAAAAGAGAATTAGATGATGAAGTTATTGAGTCTGTCAAAGACCTTCTTTCCAATGAAGACTCAGCTGATGATGCTTTTAAGAAGAGTGAACTAATTGTTGATGTTCAGGAGGGAAAAGATATAGATATTGAAGAGGAATCGGAAGTTGAAGATGAAAGACCAGCTTGGAGCAGTAAACTACAATACATCCTGGCCCAAGTTGGATTCTCTGTAGGCTTAGGAAATGTGTGGCGATTCCCATACCTATGTCAGAAGAATGGAGGTG GTGCATATCTTTTGCCATATTTAATACTGCTTCTGGTAATAGGGATTCCCCTTTTTTTCCTGGAACTTTCTGTGGGTCAAAGAATTCGGCGAGGAAGCATTGGTGTATGGAATTACATAAGCCCTAAACTGGGTGGAATTGGATTTGCAAGTTGTGTC gTGTGCTTTTTTGTGGCTCTTTACTACAATGTCATCATTGGCtggagtttgttttatttttctcagtcttttcaGCAACCTCTACCTTGGGATCAATGTCCTTTGGTGAAAAATGCTTCACACACTT TCGTGGAGCCGGAATGTGAAAAAAGTTCTGCCACCACCTATTACTGGTACAGAGAAGCCCTGAATATTTCCAATTCCATTTCCGAGAGTGGGGGCTTAAACTGGAAGATGACTGTCTGCTTGCTGGCCGCCTGGGTTGTGGTTTGCTTGGCTATGATCAAGGGCATTCAGTCTTCTGGAAAA atcATGTATTTTAGTTCTCTTTTCCCGTATGTGGTACTTATATGCTTCCTAATCAGAGCACTCCTTTTAAATGGTTCAATTGATGGCATCCGCCACATGTTTACCCCTAAG CTTGAAATGATGCTGGAGCCCAAGGTCTGGAGGGAAGCCGCCACCCAGGTCTTCTTTGCCTTAGGTCTGGGCTTTGGTGGCGTCATCGCCTTTTCAAGCTACAACAAAAGAGACAACAATTGCCACTTCGATGCTGTCCTGGTGTCCTTCATTAACTTTTTTACATCTGTCCTGGCAACACTGGTGGTGTTTGCAGTTCTGGGCTTCAAAGCAAATGTCATAAATGAGAAATGCATCTCAGA AAATACGAAAATGATCGTAAAATTTTTGAGAATGGGCAACATTAGTCAGGATATTATTCCTCATCATATCAACCTGTCAGCTGTTACCGCAGAAGATTATCATCTAGTTTATGACATCATtcaaaaagtgaaagaagaagaGTTTTCTGCTCTTCATCTGAATTCCTGTCAAATTGAAGATGAGCTAAATAAA gcTGTTCAGGGGACTGGCTTAGCTTTTATTGCCTTTACAGAAGCAATGACACATTTCCCTGCATCTCCCTTCTGGTCCGTGATGTTCTTCCTCATGCTGGTCAATCTAGGGCTTGGCAGCATGTTCGGAACCATTGAAGGGATCATCACACCTATTGTGGACACTTTCAAAGTGAGGAAAGAAATTCTTACTG TTATCTGTTGTCTTCTGGCATTTTGTATTGGCCTGATATTTGTGCAACGCTCTGGAAATTACTTCGTTACAATGTTTGATGATTATTCTGCTACGCTGCCTCTGTTAATTGtggtcattttggaaaatattgctGTTTCCTTTGTTTATGGCATAGATAA gtttatGGAAGACCTGAAAGATATGCTGGGCTTTGCTCCCAACAGATATTACTACTATATGTGGAAATATATTTCTCCTCTAATGCTGTTATCACTGCTAATAGCGAGTGTTGTGAATATGGGATTAAGTCCTCCAGGCTATAATGCGTGGATTGAAGataag GCATCCGAAGAATTTCTGAGCTATCCAACGTGGGGAATGGTCGTCTGTGTCTTGCTCATGGTCCTGGCAGTACTCCCGGTGCCTGCTGTCTTCATCATTCGTCGCTGCAATCTGATAGACAACAGTTCTGGTAATTTAGCTTCTGTGACCTATAAGAGAGGAAGGGTCCTGAAAGAGCCTGTAAACCTAGAGGGAGATGATGCAAGCCTCATTCATGGAAAGATACCCAGCGAGATGTCATCTCcaaattttggtaaaaatatttaTCGAAAACAGGGTGGATCACCAACTCTGGATACTGCTCCCAATGGACGATATGGAATAGGGTACTTGATGGCAGATATGCCAGATATGCCAGAATCTGACTTGTAG